One region of Lysobacterales bacterium genomic DNA includes:
- a CDS encoding transglycosylase domain-containing protein, producing MIDPARIATLYGKARQERRLVKINEVPPLFLRTLLAVEDKDFATHHGIDPGAWRGRCSSTWRANCPQAGRP from the coding sequence GTGATCGATCCGGCGCGCATCGCAACCCTGTATGGCAAGGCGCGCCAGGAGCGGCGACTGGTCAAGATCAACGAGGTGCCGCCGCTGTTCCTGCGGACCCTGCTCGCGGTCGAGGACAAGGACTTCGCGACCCATCACGGCATCGATCCTGGGGCATGGCGCGGGCGATGTTCGTCAACGTGGCGGGCGAACTGTCCCCAGGCGGGTCGACCCTGA